A window of the Trichoderma asperellum chromosome 4, complete sequence genome harbors these coding sequences:
- a CDS encoding uncharacterized protein (EggNog:ENOG41~TransMembrane:4 (i69-91o97-116i128-147o210-232i)), protein MAQSEKPTLKKRIDALGEYCALREDYRGRLPGYLSRFTGYKLPNAQPPYEPLSFPPFSWLKYIPLKLEVYTFTWIGSFGGILLIEAIMSANTAFSEVYHAPIIITSFGASAVLLFSAIESPLAQPRNFVLGHFVSALVGTCITRLFVLNPNYHRFLDEGGFHANVFVNGGLSMATSALAQVLIGAVHPPAGATGLNAAVQSQVVTLSWRYLPVILASSLIMLGWALIINNVGRRRYPVFWWKPGKVFVSATKEQQIKERVREAREVEMALRVEEGATLSDEGGETSGHEP, encoded by the exons ATGGCACAATCAGAGAAACCTACTCTGAAAAAGAGGATTGATGCATTGGGAGAATACTGCGCGCTTCGTGAAGATTATCGCGGTCGCCTGCCTGGTTACCTATCTCGCTTCACTGGATACAAGCTACCAAATGCCCAGCCGCCATATGAGCCTTTAAGTTTCCCACCTTTTTCATGGCTAAAATACATTCCGCTCAAGTTAGAAGTTTACACTTTTACTTGGATAGGCTCATTCGGAGGTATTCTTCTCATTGAAGCAATTATGTCGGCAAATACAGCGTTTTCAGAAGTTTATCACGCACCAATTATTATTACCTCATTTGGCGCCTCGGCGGTACTGTTGTTTTCCGCTATCGAATCACCTCTTGCACAACCCCGAAACTTCGTCCTTGGCCATTTTGTATCCGCTCTCGTCGGCACATGCATTACCAGGCTCTTTGTCCTCAATCCAAACTACCACCGTTTTCTCGATGAAGGTGGTTTCCACGCCAATGTCTTCGTGAATGGTGGTTTATCAATGGCAACATCTGCTCTTGCGCAAGTTTTAATCGGAGCTGTACATCCACC CGCCGGCGCAACTGGACTCAATGCTGCTGTTCAATCGCAAGTTGTCACACTTTCGTGGCGTTATCTGCCAGTTATACTTGCCTCTTCACTAATCATGCTTGGCTGGGCGCTTATAATAAACAATGTTGGACGTCGGCGTTATCCCGTTTTCTGGTGGAAGCCAGGTAAAGTGTTTGTTTCAGCAACAAAAGAACAGCAGATTAAGGAACGTGTGCGTGAGGCTAGGGAAGTAGAGATGGCCCTTAGAGTAGAGGAGGGAGCCACTTTGAGCGACGAAGGAGGCGAAACTAGTGGACACGAGCCGTGA
- a CDS encoding uncharacterized protein (TransMembrane:8 (i119-144o150-169i225-246o266-293i314-335o347-367i374-393o440-461i)) → MALQSLHNWFRNYITSIKRISNPGESRIENESPNEQQYDIPEAWVNLDELAVTSPVENTEENAIYRHHDLEETRSRQQEWKRHNEQLRRSSIPTATSANNQDKEEKEKGNRVSRLATQIYTLSYLILFSILGTLARIGLTALTFYPNTPVLFTTIWANFGGSLIMGFLAEDRMLFRHEWGTPTYDEQLAQARRAEVDEESGSSSSMTVIDLIAAKKAHLSTKKTIPLYIGLTTGFCGSFTSFSTFIRDVLLALSNNEFELPTTDRSGGYSFLAMLAVIITTVCLTLSALHIGAHLAIGTEKYIPSLPFRFVRKFLDRVVVILAWGGWAGAILLSIMPPDLNWRGKVIFALVFSPVGCLARFYLALYLNGRLSSFPLGTFLANILGTAVLGMSWDIAHSASVGSIVGCQVLQGIEDGFCGCITTISTWVAELNSLRRFHSYIYGTASVLVSLVMLVAIMGGLRWTDGFTSPICS, encoded by the coding sequence ATGGCTCTGCAATCTCTTCATAACTGGTTTAGAAACTATATAACCTCAATCAAAAGAATAAGTAACCCAGGTGAGAGTCGGATTGAGAATGAGTCACCAAATGAACAACAGTACGACATTCCTGAGGCCTGGGTCAATCTAGACGAGCTGGCAGTGACGAGTCCGGTCGAGAATACTGAGGAAAATGCAATTTATCGGCACCACGACTTGGAGGAAACAAGAAGCCGCCAACAAGAATGGAAAAGGCACAACGAGCAACTTAGGAGAAGTAGCATACCCACGGCTACGAGTGCAAATAACcaggataaagaagaaaaggagaagggaaACCGCGTGTCCCGGTTAGCCACGCAAATATACACGCTGTCATATCTGATATTATTTTCCATTCTGGGGACACTTGCCCGGATTGGACTGACAGCACTAACATTCTATCCTAACACCCCAGTTTTGTTTACCACAATCTGGGCAAACTTCGGAGGAAGTCTCATCATGGGTTTTCTTGCGGAAGACCGCATGCTCTTCCGGCATGAATGGGGAACTCCAACATACGACGAACAATTAGCTcaggcaagaagagcagaggTAGATGAAGAAAGTGGCTCGAGTTCTTCCATGACTGTTATTGATCTCATCGCGGCGAAGAAAGCACACCTGTCAACCAAGAAAACAATCCCACTGTATATTGGATTGACAACTGGATTTTGCGGCAGCTTTACAAGCTTTTCAACTTTCATAAGAGATGTATTGCTGGCTCTATCAAACAATGAATTCGAATTGCCCACTACAGACCGATCTGGAGGTTACTCCTTCCTAGCAATGCTAGCAGTCATTATCACTACGGTCTGTTTGACATTATCAGCACTACATATTGGCGCACATTTGGCTATTGGAACGGAGAAATATATTCCTTCTCTCCCATTCCGTTTTGTTCGAAAGTTCTTGGACAGGGTCGTCGTCATTCTTGCATGGGGCGGCTGGGCTGgtgctattttattatctattaTGCCACCAGACTTAAATTGGCGTGGCAAGGTAATCTTTGCGCTTGTGTTCTCTCCTGTGGGATGTCTAGCTAGGTTCTATCTCGCGTTGTACCTCAACGGAAGACTATCATCGTTCCCTTTGGGGACATTCCTGGCCAATATCCTCGGTACTGCAGTTCTTGGCATGTCATGGGATATTGCTCACAGCGCCTCCGTAGGCAGCATAGTTGGGTGCCAGGTTTTACAGGGCATAGAAGATGGATTCTGTGGGTGCATCACCACAATCTCCACTTGGGTGGCGGAATTGAACAGTCTTCGCCGATTCCATTCGTACATTTATGGGACCGCGAGCGTGTTAGTATCTCTTGTCATGCTGGTTGCCATTATGGGAGGATTGCGTTGGACAGATGGTTTCACATCTCCAATATGCAGCTGA
- the IPP1 gene encoding Inorganic pyrophosphatase: MVVEIPRWTNNKLEITKDEVLNPIKQDNQGNKPRYVRNCFPYKGYIWNYGALPQTWEDPNFTHPDTEAKGDNDPLDVCEIGERVGYPGEVKQVKVLGILALLDGEDTDWKVIAIDINDPLASEFNDIGDVEVHMPGLLQATKEWFRLYKVPDGKPANKFSFNGEYKNKASVPLL; encoded by the exons ATGGTCGTCGAGATACCTCGATGGACAAATAACAAGCTTGAG ATCACCAAAGACGAGGTTTTGAATCCCATCAAGCAAGACAATCAAGGAAACAAGCCTCGATATGTCCGAAACTGCTTCCCttataaaggatatattTGGAACTATGGAGCCTTGCCTCAA ACATGGGAAGACCCTAATTTTACCCATCCTGACACTGAAGCAAAAGGTGACAACGACCCGCTGGACGTTTGCGAGATTGGAGAAAGAGTTGGGTATCCCGGAGAGGTCAAGCAGGTGAAAGTCCTCGGCATCCTGGCTCTTCTAGATGGCGAGGATACTGACTGGAAGGTTATTGCCATTGATATTAATGACCCTTTGGCATCTGAGTTTAATGACATCGGAGACGTCGAGGTTCACATGCCTGGACTTCTCCAAGCGACAAAAGAGTGGTTTCGGCTTTACAAGGTGCCGGATGGAAAGCCCGCAAACAAATTTTCCTTCAACGGAGAGTACAAGAATAAGGCGTCAGTGCCCCTATTGTAA